A stretch of Chloracidobacterium validum DNA encodes these proteins:
- a CDS encoding tetratricopeptide repeat protein: MGTVSFKTFLLGLVVGAAGGYGVGRWLPLDSAITTSSPPAVSSPATPPPLAPDQLGALPAKHPPLVPGGDATESPAVAAARRTADTDIGNYLAQMDAAAALYQAGRFADSLAYAQRARNLRPDSVDALLAIGVSQAELGQYDAAVKTLEQAVARRPTDADTQTELAYVHLRRKAFREALATAEQAARQAGYSERALEIIAQAALALGEPARARAAVERLAAVNPGNPRLAELTRSLAPDKTTPDKTPDKTTKGKPS, encoded by the coding sequence GTGGGTACAGTCTCCTTCAAAACCTTCCTCCTCGGTCTCGTGGTTGGCGCAGCGGGTGGTTATGGGGTGGGGCGGTGGTTGCCGTTGGATAGTGCAATCACCACCTCATCGCCACCGGCCGTCAGTTCGCCAGCAACGCCGCCACCGCTGGCCCCAGACCAACTCGGCGCACTACCGGCCAAACATCCACCGTTGGTTCCAGGTGGTGACGCCACCGAGTCGCCGGCCGTTGCGGCCGCCCGCCGGACGGCAGATACCGACATTGGCAACTACCTGGCGCAAATGGATGCGGCGGCCGCACTGTACCAAGCCGGACGCTTCGCTGACTCACTGGCCTACGCGCAGCGGGCGCGCAATCTTCGCCCTGACAGCGTGGATGCCCTGCTGGCCATCGGCGTGTCCCAAGCCGAGCTTGGGCAGTATGACGCCGCCGTGAAAACCCTCGAGCAAGCTGTGGCGCGGCGACCCACCGACGCCGACACCCAAACCGAACTCGCTTACGTTCATCTTCGCCGGAAAGCTTTTCGAGAAGCATTGGCAACGGCTGAACAGGCAGCCCGGCAAGCTGGCTACTCGGAGCGCGCCCTCGAAATCATCGCCCAAGCGGCTCTGGCGCTAGGCGAGCCGGCGCGCGCGCGGGCAGCGGTGGAGCGGCTCGCCGCCGTCAATCCGGGCAATCCGCGCCTTGCCGAACTGACGCGGTCGCTTGCGCCAGACAAAACGACGCCAGACAAGACGCCAGACAAAACGACGAAAGGAAAACCATCATGA
- the trfA gene encoding plasmid replication initiator TrfA, which yields MAEKQSRRKKREPSATEGLPVTELATSTAHGDGEDGEKPEVIRIAQDEFNLAVFPIAVLDKRAQKSKNYLTFTEHITSNGREIQRVWTVMPHPIEGLPSTTDEDVYVALMELSYEQGAQKKVYFSRYDLIRRLGWPMNAKHYERLESSLRKLAAVRIEAKNAYVDRHSGRLVDVGMSIIQEFKIFDEGAGKRTGAKSYVMWSDRVAQSLSEKLFKKLDADFYFNLTSPIAKRLFRYLDKKFGSGDYFVINVRKLAFEHVGMSRELLYVSQIMQRLEPALNELVAKQFLIEWTLAEETIHFRKNLDFGARIQQMALPIYDVMDAMCDDDLSPEERAVRDVALHLEGQLMARGMIGSVAKKLVESFELQGKLETIEQAITTFDRQYRQRDLANPGGLLYTLIVNGQDALPKLPPKRRRPAGKMPSVRAEKPAEASEAPEVGVGAGEAGPLFPSPSQERVQDLELGYLDHLERTGEALLAQLKKTELKELVAKEREALLASDRRKVYARWEPDMLDEHLRRLVGRKLAEAAVEPFADWCIARGVKPEDIIGTKPAD from the coding sequence ATGGCAGAAAAACAAAGCCGTCGAAAGAAACGTGAGCCAAGCGCGACGGAAGGTTTGCCTGTAACCGAACTCGCCACGTCCACAGCCCACGGCGACGGCGAGGATGGGGAAAAGCCAGAGGTCATCCGCATTGCCCAGGATGAGTTCAACTTGGCTGTGTTCCCCATTGCCGTGCTCGACAAGCGCGCCCAGAAAAGCAAGAACTACCTGACCTTCACCGAGCACATCACGTCGAATGGGCGTGAAATCCAGCGGGTGTGGACGGTCATGCCGCACCCCATTGAAGGCTTGCCCAGCACCACCGATGAAGACGTGTATGTGGCGTTGATGGAGCTTTCTTACGAACAGGGCGCTCAAAAGAAGGTGTACTTCAGCCGGTATGACCTCATCCGGCGGCTGGGCTGGCCCATGAACGCCAAACACTATGAGCGACTCGAAAGCTCGCTCCGCAAGCTGGCTGCCGTCCGAATCGAAGCCAAAAACGCCTACGTGGACCGCCACAGCGGCCGGTTGGTGGATGTGGGGATGAGCATCATCCAGGAGTTCAAAATTTTTGACGAGGGCGCCGGCAAGCGCACCGGAGCCAAAAGCTATGTCATGTGGAGCGACCGGGTTGCCCAGAGCCTGAGTGAGAAGCTGTTCAAAAAGCTCGACGCGGATTTTTACTTCAACCTGACCTCGCCGATTGCCAAGCGTCTGTTTCGCTACCTCGACAAGAAATTTGGCAGCGGCGATTACTTCGTCATCAATGTGCGCAAGCTGGCATTTGAGCACGTCGGCATGTCACGCGAGTTGCTCTACGTCTCGCAAATCATGCAGCGCCTCGAACCGGCCCTGAACGAGTTGGTGGCCAAACAGTTCTTGATCGAGTGGACGCTGGCGGAAGAAACCATTCACTTCCGCAAGAACCTCGACTTCGGGGCGCGCATCCAGCAAATGGCCCTGCCCATTTACGACGTGATGGATGCCATGTGCGACGATGACCTCTCGCCTGAAGAACGCGCGGTGCGTGATGTCGCGCTCCACCTGGAGGGCCAGCTCATGGCGCGCGGCATGATTGGGTCGGTGGCCAAGAAGTTGGTGGAGAGCTTCGAGCTACAGGGCAAGCTGGAAACCATTGAGCAGGCCATCACCACCTTTGACCGGCAATACCGCCAGCGCGACCTCGCCAATCCGGGCGGGTTGCTTTACACGCTCATCGTCAACGGGCAGGACGCCCTGCCGAAGCTACCTCCGAAGCGTCGCCGACCGGCGGGTAAGATGCCCTCCGTTCGCGCTGAGAAGCCCGCTGAGGCGTCGGAAGCCCCTGAAGTGGGAGTTGGTGCGGGTGAGGCCGGCCCGCTCTTTCCTTCGCCTTCTCAGGAGCGCGTCCAGGACCTCGAGCTGGGGTATCTCGATCATCTCGAACGGACCGGCGAAGCGTTGCTGGCGCAACTCAAGAAAACGGAACTCAAAGAACTGGTCGCCAAAGAGCGTGAAGCGTTGCTGGCTTCCGATCGGCGGAAAGTGTACGCGCGATGGGAGCCAGACATGCTGGACGAACACCTCCGGCGGCTGGTTGGGCGCAAGCTGGCGGAAGCGGCCGTCGAGCCGTTCGCCGACTGGTGCATCGCGCGCGGCGTCAAGCCAGAGGACATCATTGGCACCAAGCCGGCCGATTAG
- a CDS encoding ATP-binding response regulator, translating into MSAKVLIAEDDPASRTLLQIWLRRDGYEITSVDNGKAALEAARQILPDLVLSDVMMPEMDGFELCRQLRADPQLGEVPIVLVTTLADKASRLQGIEAGADDFLSKPYDNAELRARVRTIARLNRYRLLLQEREQRAAERAQAQSRLKELADLLDQTHDAIVQIDDQGNIAFWSAGAARLFGWSPDEIHGRNAAKLLFPKGDGLPRDALAAVVSQGEWTSEYTTYRRDGQEITLMTRWSLVARAEDGARSTLFIATDVTEQRRIERQYLRAQRMETIGMLASGIAHDLNNMLTPIGIGIDLLRQQGLGTSIEDLLDMMNNSVERGAALIKQVLSLARDGGGSATLVQPKHILREVATLVRETFPKTITIRTDFDADLRPIESDPTELTQVLLNLCVNARDAMPDGGVLTIHLYNFAPDDAWRAAQPSAVFDQYVVIEVADTGIGIPSEIQPRIFEPLFTTKSPDKGTGLGLATVASIVEKRQGVISLESEVGRGTTFRLYFPAAEVSETSASPTQTIPTGRGELILIADTEASTLDLLRNVLETNGYRAITARDDTELLTGLRQKPAAAIIDADLPTTGPVTLADTLAHYPEIPIIGVCPDTTEACRHRPQALTAQSWLGKPFTALQVLRALRDVLTGPAA; encoded by the coding sequence ATGTCTGCCAAAGTCCTCATTGCCGAAGACGACCCCGCCTCGCGTACGCTTTTGCAAATTTGGCTGCGCCGGGATGGTTACGAGATCACCAGCGTCGATAATGGAAAAGCCGCGCTGGAAGCCGCTCGCCAGATACTGCCCGACCTCGTTCTATCGGACGTGATGATGCCGGAAATGGACGGCTTCGAGCTGTGTCGTCAGTTGCGCGCCGACCCACAGCTCGGCGAAGTGCCGATCGTACTCGTCACGACGTTGGCCGACAAAGCGTCACGCCTGCAGGGCATCGAGGCCGGCGCAGACGACTTTCTCAGCAAGCCGTACGACAACGCCGAGTTGCGTGCGCGCGTCCGCACGATTGCGCGGCTCAATCGCTACCGCTTACTGCTCCAGGAGCGCGAACAGCGCGCCGCCGAACGGGCGCAAGCTCAGTCCCGGCTCAAGGAACTGGCCGATTTGCTTGACCAGACGCATGATGCCATCGTGCAGATTGACGACCAGGGCAACATCGCCTTCTGGAGTGCCGGCGCGGCGCGGTTGTTTGGCTGGTCGCCCGATGAAATCCACGGACGCAATGCGGCCAAACTGCTCTTTCCCAAGGGTGACGGCCTGCCGCGGGATGCCTTGGCAGCAGTTGTCAGCCAGGGTGAGTGGACGAGCGAATACACGACCTACCGCCGCGATGGGCAGGAAATCACCTTGATGACGCGCTGGTCACTGGTGGCGCGCGCCGAAGACGGCGCGCGGTCGACACTGTTCATTGCCACCGACGTGACCGAGCAACGGCGCATCGAGCGCCAGTACTTGCGCGCGCAACGCATGGAAACCATCGGCATGCTGGCAAGCGGTATTGCCCACGACTTGAACAACATGCTGACGCCCATCGGCATTGGCATCGATCTGCTCCGGCAGCAGGGACTGGGCACTTCCATAGAGGATTTGCTGGACATGATGAACAACAGCGTCGAGCGCGGCGCGGCACTCATCAAGCAGGTGCTGTCCCTCGCGCGCGACGGCGGTGGTTCAGCAACGCTTGTGCAACCCAAACACATCCTGCGCGAAGTGGCGACTCTGGTCCGTGAAACCTTTCCCAAAACCATCACCATCCGGACGGACTTCGACGCTGACCTACGCCCCATCGAGAGCGATCCAACCGAACTGACCCAAGTGCTGCTCAACCTCTGTGTGAACGCCCGCGACGCGATGCCCGACGGCGGGGTTCTCACCATTCACCTGTACAACTTCGCCCCGGACGACGCCTGGCGCGCCGCTCAGCCAAGCGCGGTGTTTGACCAGTATGTCGTCATCGAGGTGGCAGACACTGGGATCGGCATTCCCTCGGAAATCCAACCGCGTATCTTTGAACCGTTGTTCACAACCAAGTCGCCGGATAAAGGCACCGGCCTAGGGTTGGCAACGGTTGCGTCAATTGTCGAGAAACGTCAGGGGGTCATCTCACTGGAAAGCGAGGTCGGCAGGGGAACGACCTTTCGCCTGTACTTTCCAGCCGCAGAAGTGTCTGAAACCAGTGCCAGTCCCACGCAAACCATTCCAACCGGCCGGGGTGAACTCATCCTGATTGCCGACACGGAAGCCTCGACGCTCGACCTGCTGCGCAACGTTCTCGAAACCAACGGCTACCGGGCCATAACCGCCCGGGATGACACCGAGCTGCTGACCGGTTTGCGCCAAAAACCGGCGGCGGCCATCATAGACGCCGATTTGCCCACGACCGGACCGGTCACCCTGGCGGATACGCTAGCGCACTACCCTGAGATTCCGATCATCGGGGTTTGCCCTGACACCACCGAAGCCTGCCGACACCGCCCCCAGGCGCTCACGGCCCAGAGTTGGCTGGGCAAGCCTTTCACGGCATTGCAGGTCTTGCGCGCCTTGCGGGATGTCCTGACCGGGCCGGCGGCGTGA
- a CDS encoding 3',5'-cyclic-nucleotide phosphodiesterase, with the protein MRVRVLPSLADPRSQLLITFVVNDCLAIDAGALAFHLTGDALLAVEDIVLTHVHLDHIASLPFIFSEMFADIRTPVRIHATASDIERLRRHIFNNVIWPDFTQIRNAHGELLTFVPFVWRQPFEVAGLRVTSVPVTHTVDTAGIIIEDAQGACVAFTSDTGVTDEFWEVLNGLPRLDAVFVDVAFDNANEPVATASRHLSPRLLAAELGKLQCQPQVLAVNLKPFCRERVTREVMALDLPNVRVAALNVDYTW; encoded by the coding sequence ATGCGGGTGCGGGTATTGCCGAGTTTGGCTGATCCACGAAGTCAGTTGTTGATTACCTTCGTGGTCAATGACTGCCTGGCAATTGACGCCGGGGCGCTGGCGTTCCATTTGACCGGCGATGCGCTGTTGGCGGTTGAAGACATTGTGCTGACGCATGTGCACCTGGATCACATTGCCTCACTGCCCTTTATTTTTTCGGAGATGTTTGCTGACATCCGAACGCCGGTGCGCATCCATGCGACGGCGTCTGACATCGAGCGATTGCGGCGACACATCTTCAACAACGTGATTTGGCCCGATTTTACCCAAATCCGCAACGCGCATGGCGAATTGCTGACCTTCGTGCCTTTCGTGTGGCGACAGCCTTTCGAGGTAGCTGGTCTGCGCGTGACATCCGTTCCGGTCACGCATACCGTAGATACGGCTGGGATTATCATCGAAGACGCGCAGGGCGCGTGTGTGGCTTTTACCTCTGACACGGGGGTGACGGATGAGTTTTGGGAAGTGCTCAACGGATTGCCCCGGTTGGACGCCGTGTTTGTGGATGTGGCCTTTGACAACGCCAACGAGCCAGTGGCGACGGCTTCGCGCCATCTGTCGCCGCGGTTACTGGCCGCGGAGTTGGGCAAGTTGCAGTGCCAGCCGCAGGTGCTGGCCGTGAATTTGAAACCCTTTTGTCGCGAGCGCGTCACACGTGAGGTGATGGCGCTTGACCTGCCCAACGTACGGGTGGCGGCGCTGAACGTGGATTATACTTGGTAG
- a CDS encoding cytochrome c3 family protein, with product MKRWLIAVYMLSAGWLVLAPTMARLTIAAAPSLTNEDASTKMPGKMVFDNTESDPPFSKYAGYKDDKGKAPFDHQQHVDYQGSTCVVCHHTNSKTLVAKGDTASEPVMKCTVCHTDQDKAPSPVEGTNEDHKFKDVPAVEAETAYHGADNSKSAASEAGCITCHKRLTKEFPKAGKVVSCSSCHTGQDS from the coding sequence ATGAAACGATGGTTGATTGCGGTTTATATGCTCAGCGCCGGCTGGTTAGTGCTGGCACCAACGATGGCCCGGCTCACCATTGCGGCTGCGCCATCCCTGACGAACGAAGATGCCAGCACGAAAATGCCGGGGAAAATGGTGTTTGACAACACCGAGAGCGACCCGCCGTTTTCAAAGTATGCCGGTTACAAGGACGACAAAGGCAAAGCGCCCTTTGATCACCAGCAGCACGTGGACTACCAGGGGTCAACCTGCGTCGTTTGCCACCACACCAACTCGAAAACACTGGTTGCCAAGGGTGACACGGCGAGCGAGCCGGTGATGAAGTGCACCGTGTGTCACACGGATCAGGACAAAGCCCCATCACCCGTCGAAGGCACCAACGAAGATCACAAATTCAAAGATGTACCGGCCGTAGAAGCCGAGACGGCCTATCACGGCGCTGACAACTCGAAGAGCGCCGCCAGCGAAGCCGGGTGTATTACGTGTCACAAGCGCCTGACCAAAGAATTTCCGAAAGCCGGTAAAGTGGTGTCATGTAGCAGTTGCCATACCGGGCAGGACTCCTAA
- a CDS encoding adenylate/guanylate cyclase domain-containing protein encodes MGFPKIIVTGPSVSGRVDECRRFPLVIGRATSSDVIISDERASRSHAKIEALPDGSYRLIDLESRNGTMLNDNVIAGSVRLRDGDTIVIGSHRLVFQLPSKTVDVRYDDKPLSGTVRLQNAAELLALGRSGDVTGKPSSSFRAVAAPNPQDVTLSAKQLHLLEKRSQILSLFYDFNKRVAREFDIATIYAEVARQVFEISNAGRVIIGKIGADNLPTVEWGTYRDDLMRATYASVPISRTVIRTVMQERVSLLSRDMSNVKGTAILGVQSLMCVPMLGQEDTPLGVIYADSLHLDGFTEDDVDYLTGLASTVALTLENIMAHERLLHEAEARTAYRRFLPPHVVDQIMEDPDSLQLGGVNQVVTTMFADIRGFTTLSERKSPHEIVAILNNYFERAATAIFRHGGSLDKFIGDGIMALFGAPQPSDRDPVNAVQAAIALQEVIEQVNADLAAQGSDLRLSIGIGINTGEVTAGYIGSKLRTDYTVIGDAVNLAARLESNAKPGQILMGETTAQCLRALARQSIEFAEGEREFAFVPLGGMKVKGKLNEVKVYRVLWGEELATLGDTSESGTPPVLFRSATTNPVFLESETIARPQLDWGTIRRDPRRQVSIPVVVTGADAHGNTFEQATETIDVSPSGACIRLAQPLTIPSSLSLLVPSYGWRGEVIVRKLTRDPQGYLVGVEIVGQGPQW; translated from the coding sequence ATGGGGTTTCCAAAAATCATTGTGACCGGTCCATCCGTTAGTGGGCGGGTTGATGAGTGCCGCAGGTTTCCGCTGGTGATTGGCCGCGCGACGAGTAGTGATGTCATCATTTCGGATGAACGGGCTTCGCGCTCGCATGCCAAGATCGAAGCCCTGCCGGACGGTAGCTATCGGTTGATTGATCTGGAAAGTCGCAACGGGACGATGCTCAACGACAATGTGATCGCAGGGTCGGTCCGCTTGCGAGATGGCGATACCATTGTCATCGGCAGCCACCGATTGGTTTTTCAGTTGCCGTCCAAAACGGTAGATGTGCGGTATGATGACAAGCCACTTTCAGGCACGGTTAGGCTTCAGAATGCGGCTGAGTTATTGGCGCTCGGGCGTTCGGGGGACGTGACCGGCAAGCCATCGAGCAGTTTTCGCGCGGTCGCCGCCCCCAACCCGCAAGACGTTACCCTGAGCGCCAAACAGCTCCATCTGCTTGAAAAGCGAAGCCAGATTCTCAGTTTGTTTTATGACTTCAACAAGCGCGTGGCGCGGGAGTTTGACATTGCCACGATCTATGCGGAGGTGGCGCGTCAGGTGTTTGAAATCTCGAACGCCGGACGGGTTATCATCGGAAAGATTGGCGCCGATAACCTGCCCACCGTCGAGTGGGGGACGTATCGGGATGATCTCATGCGCGCCACCTACGCCTCGGTTCCGATTAGCCGGACGGTCATTCGCACGGTGATGCAGGAACGGGTTTCCCTTTTGAGTCGGGACATGAGCAATGTCAAGGGCACCGCGATTCTGGGCGTCCAGTCACTGATGTGCGTTCCGATGTTGGGACAGGAAGACACGCCGCTGGGCGTGATTTATGCCGACAGCCTGCATTTGGACGGCTTCACGGAAGACGACGTGGATTACCTGACCGGGTTGGCTTCGACGGTGGCGCTCACGCTCGAAAACATCATGGCGCACGAGCGGCTCTTGCACGAGGCGGAGGCGCGCACGGCCTATCGTCGGTTTTTGCCGCCACATGTCGTGGACCAGATCATGGAAGACCCGGACAGCCTTCAGTTGGGCGGAGTCAACCAAGTCGTGACCACCATGTTTGCCGACATCCGTGGTTTCACGACGCTTTCCGAGCGCAAGTCGCCCCATGAGATTGTCGCCATCTTGAATAACTACTTCGAGCGGGCAGCCACGGCGATCTTTCGCCATGGCGGATCGCTCGACAAGTTTATTGGCGACGGCATCATGGCGTTGTTTGGTGCGCCCCAGCCGAGCGACCGTGACCCGGTCAACGCCGTTCAAGCGGCGATAGCGCTCCAGGAAGTCATCGAGCAGGTCAACGCTGACCTTGCCGCGCAAGGCTCGGATTTGCGCCTGAGTATTGGCATTGGCATCAACACCGGAGAAGTCACGGCCGGCTACATTGGTTCCAAGCTGCGGACGGATTACACCGTCATTGGCGATGCCGTGAACTTGGCCGCGCGCTTGGAATCCAACGCCAAGCCAGGACAAATTTTGATGGGTGAGACGACTGCCCAGTGTTTGCGCGCGCTGGCGCGCCAGAGTATCGAGTTTGCCGAGGGCGAACGCGAGTTCGCCTTTGTCCCACTGGGGGGAATGAAGGTCAAGGGGAAGCTCAACGAAGTCAAGGTCTATCGCGTCTTGTGGGGCGAGGAATTGGCTACGCTTGGGGACACTTCAGAAAGCGGAACGCCGCCAGTGCTTTTCCGCAGCGCCACGACGAATCCGGTTTTTCTGGAGTCCGAGACGATTGCGCGTCCGCAGTTGGACTGGGGTACCATCCGGCGTGATCCACGCCGCCAAGTCTCGATTCCGGTGGTGGTGACGGGCGCGGACGCGCATGGAAACACTTTCGAGCAGGCGACCGAAACGATTGATGTCAGTCCGTCCGGTGCCTGTATTCGGCTGGCGCAGCCGCTCACCATTCCTTCGTCGCTATCGCTTTTGGTGCCGAGCTACGGTTGGCGCGGAGAAGTAATTGTGCGCAAGCTGACCCGTGACCCACAGGGGTATCTCGTGGGCGTCGAGATCGTTGGTCAGGGACCTCAGTGGTAG
- a CDS encoding cytochrome c3 family protein, producing MSRPLHRSSLPIGVLVLFAMLGGLLAACSRNTPTPRPPKPIQADTFEIGPLTPVTIAPGKDLTKFLHSDHTEQVDARLNCNYCHGVEANLQKMAQYADNPKEANKPPYPGHASCMACHMAEFTQTQATPGGTASVTTKDGRTGQWSGMCYVCHQQVGLDKEGVNAMDVFPGRLSHNIIFTAEQHREHMAYSYPSDVPDQKRAGQKMDDKTCQDCHTVLPRPQPGVNFEAHTTCYACHRTSAYQPPALGVKSEVQPGAQASGACNTCHVATTDPKALRPLEAKMQGVRSYSFKFTHYAHQQGKCTDCHNLNGTYANQVGTPRAKQHLSGTRSSIGQGCFSCHDGRRVFGDLDANGQATQAHCLKCHTPGQLGPLFGSPTAAVSGARETIR from the coding sequence CTCGTACTGTTTGCCATGCTGGGCGGGCTGCTAGCCGCTTGTTCGCGGAACACACCAACGCCGCGCCCACCAAAGCCGATTCAGGCCGACACGTTTGAAATCGGTCCGTTGACGCCGGTGACGATTGCTCCGGGCAAGGACTTGACGAAGTTTCTGCACAGCGACCATACCGAACAGGTAGATGCCCGGCTGAACTGTAACTACTGCCACGGCGTCGAAGCCAACCTTCAGAAGATGGCGCAGTATGCCGACAACCCCAAAGAAGCCAACAAACCCCCTTATCCGGGCCACGCCAGTTGTATGGCCTGCCACATGGCCGAGTTCACCCAAACGCAAGCCACGCCGGGTGGCACAGCCTCCGTGACAACGAAAGACGGACGAACCGGGCAGTGGTCAGGCATGTGCTATGTCTGCCACCAGCAGGTCGGGCTTGACAAGGAAGGGGTCAATGCCATGGACGTGTTCCCCGGAAGACTCAGCCACAACATCATCTTCACGGCCGAGCAGCACCGGGAACACATGGCTTACAGCTATCCATCCGACGTGCCAGACCAGAAACGGGCCGGTCAGAAGATGGACGACAAAACCTGCCAGGATTGCCACACCGTGCTACCGCGTCCGCAGCCGGGCGTGAACTTCGAGGCGCACACGACCTGCTACGCCTGCCACCGGACGAGCGCGTACCAGCCGCCAGCGCTCGGCGTCAAAAGCGAGGTCCAGCCGGGCGCCCAGGCTTCCGGCGCGTGCAACACCTGCCATGTGGCGACGACCGACCCCAAGGCGCTTCGGCCGCTCGAGGCTAAAATGCAGGGCGTACGGTCCTATTCGTTCAAATTCACGCACTACGCCCACCAGCAGGGCAAGTGTACGGATTGCCACAACCTCAACGGCACGTATGCCAACCAAGTTGGCACGCCACGCGCCAAGCAGCATCTGAGCGGCACGCGCTCATCCATCGGGCAAGGGTGTTTCAGTTGCCATGATGGCAGGCGCGTCTTTGGCGACCTCGATGCGAATGGGCAGGCGACGCAGGCGCACTGCTTGAAATGCCACACGCCTGGGCAGCTTGGTCCGCTGTTTGGCTCGCCAACCGCCGCCGTCAGCGGCGCGCGCGAAACCATCCGTTGA
- a CDS encoding DUF4439 domain-containing protein: protein MTDHAEINAVVRALARSRRAVLRLGLTAGVGSCLSSLAAAGQRSPRNTDAALLNAALALEHEAIAAYDAGAGTGLLKGDMLDLAAHFQSQHRAHRDLLVEEVRKLGGTPAVALASYSFKGKDGAPVELKTAEAILVFALGLEAGAASAYLKLLPQLTSKPMLPIIAGIACDEAQHAAAIRLLLRQQPAPDAVVK from the coding sequence ATGACCGACCACGCCGAGATCAATGCTGTAGTGCGTGCTCTGGCCAGGTCGCGGCGCGCGGTGCTCCGCCTGGGACTGACCGCCGGGGTCGGAAGTTGCCTGAGCAGTCTGGCTGCCGCCGGACAGCGCAGCCCACGTAACACCGATGCTGCCCTGCTCAACGCCGCCCTCGCGCTCGAACACGAGGCGATTGCGGCCTATGACGCCGGCGCGGGAACCGGGTTACTCAAAGGCGATATGCTCGACCTGGCCGCGCATTTTCAGAGCCAGCACCGCGCGCACCGCGACCTCCTCGTTGAAGAAGTCCGTAAACTCGGTGGTACACCGGCCGTCGCGCTGGCGAGCTACAGCTTCAAAGGCAAGGACGGCGCCCCGGTCGAACTCAAAACGGCCGAAGCCATTCTGGTGTTTGCCCTAGGCCTGGAAGCCGGCGCGGCGAGTGCCTACCTCAAGCTCCTCCCACAGTTGACCTCCAAACCCATGCTGCCCATCATCGCCGGTATTGCCTGCGACGAAGCCCAGCATGCAGCCGCCATTCGCCTCTTGCTGCGTCAGCAGCCGGCCCCGGATGCGGTGGTCAAATAG